A single genomic interval of Candidatus Latescibacter sp. harbors:
- a CDS encoding ribonuclease HI family protein, producing the protein MDLTAHTDGASRGNPGPAAFGYTIEKDGVVIEEYSEYIGKATNNIAEYKAFIAAAKKMKVLGGTRITIFSDSELAVRQINGQYRVKNAGLQPLHTEIMDLACQFQSFKVIHVRREMNSQSDKLANIALDEH; encoded by the coding sequence ATGGATTTGACCGCTCACACAGACGGCGCTTCACGCGGCAATCCCGGGCCTGCGGCTTTTGGGTATACGATTGAAAAAGACGGAGTGGTAATAGAAGAATATTCGGAATACATCGGGAAAGCCACCAACAACATTGCGGAATACAAAGCTTTTATTGCTGCGGCGAAAAAGATGAAGGTTCTCGGAGGCACGAGAATAACCATTTTTTCCGATTCGGAGCTGGCGGTACGGCAGATTAACGGGCAGTACCGTGTAAAAAACGCCGGGCTGCAGCCTCTCCACACGGAAATCATGGACCTGGCCTGCCAGTTCCAGTCGTTTAAAGTGATCCATGTCCGCCGTGAGATGAATTCCCAATCCGACAAGCTGGCAAATATAGCGCTGGATGAACATTAA